In one Andrena cerasifolii isolate SP2316 chromosome 2, iyAndCera1_principal, whole genome shotgun sequence genomic region, the following are encoded:
- the LOC143366496 gene encoding salivary C-type lectin 2-like, with protein MDKLLLTLTLVAFSSGVLCSVVPNLPDTANLSLDRMEIMNNNDNEISNVTDSELLTIEEDDDVDYQSSRDVNGQPLDMLNVMKGCVDSVSRDDYAVVPSMGAYKLHKRSRKWNDARKSCLAEGGVLAIINSDAEERMLLNWMKNEDVQDVWVGAHDLFQQGEWVTLTGESLEAAGYDNWLLGEPNNSGGNEHCAHLKDKRGMNDIACSNAFYYFCKIYLC; from the exons ATGGACAAACTGTTGCTGACGCTGACTCTTGTCGCTTTTTCAAGCGGAGTGCTTTGCAGCGTAGTACCAAATCTGCCCGACACCGCCAACTTGAGCTTGGACCGGATGGAAATAATGAACAACAATGACAATGAGATTAGCAACGTTACAG ATTCCGAGTTGTTGACAATTGAAGAGGATGACGATGTTGATTATCAATCTAGCCGCGACGTGAACGGCCAGCCCTTGGACATGCTCAATGTGATGAAGGGGTGCGTGGATAGCGTGTCGAGGGATGACTACGCGGTCGTTCCGAGCATGGGGGCCTACAAGCTGCACAAGCGCAGCAGGAAGTGGAACGATGCACGGAAATCCTGCCTGGCCGAAGGAG GTGTATTGGCCATCATAAACTCGGATGCGGAGGAGAGGATGCTGCTGAATTGGATGAAGAACGAGGATGTCCAGGATGTTTGGGTAGGTGCTCACGATCTGTTCCAGCAGGGCGAATGGGTGACTTTGACAGGCGAATCGTTGGAAGCGGCTGGCTACGATAACTGGTTACTGGGCGAGCCTAACAATTCGGGCGGCAACGAACACTGCGCGCACCTCAAAGATAAGAGAGGAATGAACGACATAGCGTGCTCCAATGCCTTTTATTACTTCTGTAAGATTTACCTATGCTGA